The following coding sequences lie in one Zingiber officinale cultivar Zhangliang chromosome 2B, Zo_v1.1, whole genome shotgun sequence genomic window:
- the LOC122048366 gene encoding uncharacterized protein LOC122048366: MVVRILKIIFANSGTQPCSAQKWFNGLPHESITCFADFKNVFLRHFASSRKYQKTDHCLFSLKQGSAEPLKNYIKRFNQVAQDVPLATSEILMSVFSHELTEGEFFRDLIRNPVKNFDEMLEKTASYINVE; the protein is encoded by the exons ATGGTAGTAAGGATCCTGAAGATCATCTTCGCAAATTCAGGAACGCAGCCCT GTTCTGCCCAAAAATGGTTCAATGGACTACCCCATGAGTCCATCACCTGTTTTGCTGATTTTAAGAATGTCTTCCTGCGCCACTTTGCCAGTAGCAGGAAATATCAAAAGACAGATCATTGCTTGTTTTCCCTTAAGCAGGGATCTGCGGAGCCATTGAAAAACTATATTaagcgcttcaatcaggtggctcaAGATGTTCCTTTAGCTACATCCGAAATACTCATGAGCGTCTTCTCCCATGAGTTGACTGAAGGAGAATTCTTCAGGGATCTCATTAGGAATCCCGTAAAGAATTTCGATGAGATGCTGGAGAAGACGGCCAGCTATATCAATGTGGAGTAA
- the LOC122045955 gene encoding disease resistance protein Pik-2-like — MATMMAMKVVDFASQSIMEKLERMLVEEAALLAGVEDDVRDIVAELRSITSFLTVMSTRRSLDDQVQNWVQEVREVAYDAEDSIDEFDCRLRSTPYDERGVKGFFMRFCRCFKSLKARHDIASALKKLKVEVEEIRKRHDRYSHPNEAASSGTATSLDMADSYSDPRIIGHFVEEAQLVGINQSRDTLIEWVMDENCLEFTAISLVGFGGLGKTTLAKTIYDDPIIVGGHFQFRAWIAVSQNYNIRELLKKIIRQISVKEQQVRDVLGCQDASLNTEQLLNMMDESQLVQTVRGCLHGKRYLVAFDDVWSTEAWESLSIALPQGKEGSRVIVTSRSEAVANACCSRNRQFIFKISPLSPELSWELFCRKVFDAPDYNCPPELENIGREIVQKCDGLPLAIVTVGGLLASKPDKILEEWKDLRDHLGFEIEKSKIHQILVLSYNDLPYHLKPCFLFLGIFPEDYEIHRKRLTRRWIAEGIVSGVGGFPAEKVAERCFNQLVSRSLMQPSKFDDNGTVKSCRVHDMMLEVIISISRKENFVVLPSEHPPRHQKIRRLSSHGGSSGLVPDTDLSHLRSFTAFGKDVPLKDYRKQRLLRAIDLEVSSNLFDLHPRSFSKLFLLKYLSLRDSPISALPDSVGDLQNLEFLDIRGTYIEELPNTIVKLQKLVYLLGGLNQQHPPGMFTILRFVTLFKLKFPKGIRELKRLRKLGMTYADDEQLLQEIGELAELEKLAICFGDDDLVIGVLEGISALLSMLSGSLRSLTIFHASYGDLKRALDEVASPPLLLCKLQIDVVLGGLPAWFASLKQVVKITLFNTRLQLQDLQVLRNLHALVKLVLGCESFDNDDEDMIFDRGGFTQLKLLEIQSHCVSFEEGALQNLKILKLAGYFPNEYGVYGIEHLHGLREVHVHTGNEDLGEMVKNIAVYHAARPKCFVKIEESPSDI; from the coding sequence ATGGCGACGATGATGGCTATGAAGGTTGTGGACTTCGCCTCTCAGTCCATCATGGAAAAGCTAGAGAGGATGCTAGTGGAAGAAGCCGCGTTGCTGGCCGGAGTCGAAGATGATGTCCGGGACATAGTCGCTGAGCTCAGAAGCATTACCTCTTTCTTGACGGTCATGTCAACAAGGCGCAGTCTGGATGATCAAGTCCAGAACTGGGTGCAGGAAGTGAGGGAGGTGGCCTACGATGCCGAAGACTCGATCGATGAGTTCGACTGCCGTCTCCGATCCACGCCCTACGACGAGCGCGGAGTCAAAGGTTTTTTCATGCGCTTCTGTCGCTGCTTTAAGTCATTGAAAGCTCGCCATGACATCGCTTCCGCGCTCAAGAAATTGAAGGTTGAAGTAGAAGAGATCAGAAAGCGGCACGATCGATATTCCCACCCAAACGAAGCTGCAAGCTCAGGCACCGCCACCAGCTTGGACATGGCCGACAGCTACTCCGATCCACGGATCATTGGTCATTTTGTAGAGGAAGCCCAACTCGTGGGCATCAACCAGAGTAGAGATACGCTCATCGAGTGGGTGATGGACGAGAATTGTCTCGAGTTCACAGCGATTTCTCTAGTCGGATTCGGTGGTTTAGGAAAGACAACTTTGGCCAAGACAATCTATGACGATCCTATTATTGTCGGAGGCCACTTCCAATTTCGAGCTTGGATCGCGGTGTCACAAAATTACAACATCAGAGAACTTCTCAAAAAGATAATTCGGCAAATTTCAGTCAAGGAACAACAAGTCCGAGATGTTCTAGGGTGCCAAGATGCCAGTTTGAACACAGAACAACTTCTGAACATGATGGACGAGTCACAATTGGTGCAGACAGTCAGAGGATGTCTCCATGGAAAGAGGTATTTGGTGGCTTTCGATGACGTCTGGAGCACTGAAGCATGGGAAAGCTTGAGCATTGCACTACCACAAGGTAAAGAAGGAAGCAGGGTGATAGTGACCAGCCGCAGTGAGGCAGTGGCAAATGCATGTTGTTCGCGTAATCgtcaatttatatttaaaatctcTCCTTTATCACCTGAGCTATCCTGGGAGTTATTCTGTAGAAAAGTATTTGATGCACCTGACTATAATTGTCCTCCAGAGCTAGAAAATATTGGCAGAGAAATCGTGCAGAAGTGTGATGGACTGCCACTTGCGATTGTGACAGTAGGAGGTCTTCTGGCTTCCAAGCCGGATAAAATACTTGAGGAATGGAAAGACTTGCGCGACCACCTTGGCTTCGAGATAGAGAAGTCGAAGATCCATCAGATACTAGTTTTGAGTTACAATGACTTGCCTTACCATCTCAAGCCTTGCTTCCTGTTCTTAGGCATCTTCCCTGAGGATTATGAGATTCACCGGAAGCGCCTGACGAGACGGTGGATTGCCGAAGGGATTGTGAGTGGCGTAGGCGGCTTCCCCGCTGAGAAAGTCGCCGAGCGCTGCTTCAACCAATTGGTGAGTCGTAGTTTGATGCAGCCATCAAAATTCGACGATAATGGGACAGTGAAATCCTGCCGCGTCCATGACATGATGCTTGAGGTCATAATCTCGATATCCAGGAAGGAGAACTTTGTGGTGCTACCGAGCGAGCACCCACCGCGACATCAAAAGATAAGACGCTTATCGAGCCATGGAGGAAGCAGTGGGCTCGTGCCTGACACTGACCTGTCCCACCTCCGATCTTTCACTGCGTTCGGCAAGGATGTACCACTGAAGGATTACAGAAAGCAGAGGCTGTTGAGAGCAATTGACCTGGAAGTAAGTTCGAACTTGTTTGATCTCCACCCCAGGAGCTTTTCCAAGTTGTTTCTCCTGAAGTACCTGTCTCTAAGAGACTCTCCTATATCGGCGTTGCCAGATTCAGTAGGCGATTTGCAAAATCTAGAGTTTTTAGATATAAGAGGAACTTATATTGAAGAACTACCCAATACCATCGTCAAACTCCAAAAACTGGTCTATCTGCTCGGTGGTTTGAATCAGCAGCATCCTCCGGGCATGTTCACAATTCTACGCTTTGTTACTTTGTTTAAGTTAAAGTTCCCGAAAGGAATAAGAGAATTGAAAAGACTTCGCAAGTTGGGAATGACATATGCTGATGATGAGCAGTTGCTGCAGGAGATCGGTGAGCTTGCCGAGCTCGAGAAGCTCGCCATCTGTTTCGGCGATGATGATCTAGTAATCGGAGTGCTGGAGGGGATCAGCGCCCTGCTTTCGATGCTTAGTGGCAGCCTTCGATCCCTAACAATTTTTCACGCTTCGTACGGCGATCTGAAAAGGGCACTCGACGAGGTAGCTTCGCCGCCATTGCTGCTCTGCAAGCTCCAGATAGACGTCGTGCTCGGCGGATTGCCTGCCTGGTTTGCATCCCTGAAGCAGGTCGTCAAGATAACTCTGTTCAACACACGGCTGCAGCTCCAGGATCTGCAAGTCTTGAGAAATCTCCACGCTCTGGTCAAGCTGGTCCTTGGATGTGAGTCTTTCGACAATGATGATGAGGATATGATCTTCGATCGGGGAGGGTTCACGCAACTCAAGTTGCTGGAAATTCAATCGCACTGTGTGAGTTTCGAAGAAGGCGCACTCCAAAACCTCAAAATCCTCAAACTGGCTGGTTATTTCCCTAATGAATACGGCGTGTATGGCATAGAACATCTGCATGGGCTCAGGGAGGTCCACGTTCATACTGGGAATGAAGATCTGGGAGAGATGGTCAAGAATATTGCAGTGTACCATGCAGCGCGTCCCAAATGTTTTGTAAAAATAGAGGAATCTCCTTCAGATATATGA